In Acidisarcina sp., a single window of DNA contains:
- the argJ gene encoding bifunctional glutamate N-acetyltransferase/amino-acid acetyltransferase ArgJ: protein MNSTTFLSDDAVPGGFLFSAVRAGLKASGRSDFACIVAPERASAAAMFTANRVIAAPLIVDKIHLSRTAGHIRVVAINAGNANCATGEAGLDAAKRVCGAAAETFGCQDYEVFPSSTGIIGVPLPAEKLVAALPKLQADMGSSAEHLHQLALAIMTTDTREKVAAATLDVGGKKVRIVAVGKGSGMIGPQLIPHATMLVYILTDAQVEPAALDTFLQAAVKVSFNCISVDGDTSTNDTVLLLASGASGAAIDAASAPAFQQALTQVCTSLAKQVVSDGEGITHMVELEIDGAPSDADALTVAKAIAHSPLVKTAWAGCDPNWGRLLSAAGASGVAIDPAKIDVWFGDLEICRDGGRSPRFDEAAAHKYLMQREYRIRLSLGIGAGRCRFWTTDLTTEYVHINADYST from the coding sequence ATGAACTCGACAACTTTTCTCTCCGACGACGCCGTACCGGGCGGTTTTCTCTTTTCTGCCGTGAGGGCCGGCCTGAAGGCCAGTGGCCGCTCGGATTTTGCCTGCATCGTAGCCCCCGAGCGTGCCAGCGCCGCAGCCATGTTTACCGCGAACCGGGTCATCGCCGCGCCCCTGATCGTGGATAAGATCCACCTGAGCCGAACAGCGGGCCACATACGGGTAGTGGCGATCAATGCGGGCAACGCGAATTGCGCCACCGGCGAGGCGGGTCTGGATGCAGCCAAGCGTGTCTGCGGAGCCGCTGCCGAAACCTTCGGCTGCCAGGACTATGAGGTCTTCCCTTCCTCAACCGGGATTATTGGCGTGCCGCTGCCCGCGGAGAAGCTGGTGGCGGCCCTGCCGAAGCTCCAGGCGGATATGGGAAGCAGCGCCGAGCATCTGCACCAGCTCGCCCTGGCCATTATGACCACGGATACCCGTGAGAAAGTCGCCGCAGCTACCCTCGATGTCGGCGGCAAGAAAGTCCGCATCGTGGCCGTAGGAAAAGGCTCAGGCATGATCGGGCCTCAGCTCATCCCGCACGCCACCATGCTGGTGTATATCCTGACGGATGCCCAGGTGGAACCCGCCGCCCTCGACACCTTTCTGCAGGCAGCGGTCAAGGTCAGCTTCAACTGCATCTCGGTGGATGGGGACACCTCCACCAATGACACGGTTCTGCTCCTGGCCTCGGGTGCAAGCGGAGCCGCCATCGATGCTGCCTCCGCGCCCGCGTTCCAGCAGGCGTTGACGCAGGTCTGCACCTCGTTGGCCAAGCAGGTTGTCTCCGATGGCGAAGGCATCACGCATATGGTGGAGTTGGAGATCGATGGCGCCCCCAGCGACGCCGACGCGCTCACCGTGGCCAAGGCCATTGCCCACTCCCCGCTCGTCAAGACAGCCTGGGCGGGATGTGACCCCAACTGGGGTCGCCTGCTCTCCGCCGCTGGAGCCTCTGGCGTGGCCATCGATCCGGCGAAGATCGACGTCTGGTTTGGCGATCTGGAGATCTGCCGCGATGGCGGACGCTCGCCACGCTTCGATGAAGCCGCCGCACACAAATACCTGATGCAGCGCGAATACCGGATCCGCCTCTCGCTGGGTATCGGCGCGGGACGCTGCCGATTCTGGACGACGGACCTCACGACCGAGTACGTCCACATCAACGCGGACTACTCTACCTAA
- a CDS encoding ATP-binding cassette domain-containing protein, with translation MAHVPEAATDFLRFRNVNVARGESIVLHDINLNIAAGEHVAILGPNGCGKSTLIKTIACECYPIVRPGMQVNIYGRERWDLTELRKHLGVVQSGLPGVQTQRTTGLDAVIAGFFSASTLWPNLKVMDEMKMRAHEALERLTSEYLAAKLVGKMSSGEKRRILIARALVHRPRTLLLDEPSNELDLAAQRELREMLRRLAREGTGILMVTHHLPDIIPEMERVLLMKEGRIAGDGSKRSMLTPASLQMLFGVPVDVAERDGFFYSW, from the coding sequence TTGGCTCATGTACCAGAAGCTGCAACCGATTTTCTGCGTTTCCGAAACGTCAACGTCGCCCGTGGCGAATCCATCGTCCTGCACGACATCAATCTGAACATTGCAGCGGGGGAGCACGTCGCGATTCTGGGGCCGAACGGCTGTGGCAAATCCACCCTGATCAAGACGATCGCCTGTGAGTGCTATCCGATTGTCCGGCCCGGCATGCAGGTCAACATCTACGGGCGGGAGCGATGGGATCTGACCGAGCTGCGCAAGCATCTTGGGGTGGTCCAGTCCGGCCTGCCCGGCGTGCAGACCCAGAGGACCACCGGCCTCGATGCTGTGATTGCAGGCTTCTTTTCTGCGTCCACTTTATGGCCGAACCTTAAAGTGATGGATGAGATGAAGATGAGGGCGCATGAGGCCCTGGAGAGGCTGACATCGGAGTATCTTGCTGCCAAACTGGTGGGGAAGATGTCGAGCGGCGAGAAGCGGCGCATCCTGATTGCGAGAGCCCTGGTCCATCGGCCTCGGACTCTGCTGCTCGACGAGCCATCGAATGAGCTGGATCTGGCAGCCCAGCGGGAGCTGCGCGAGATGCTGCGGCGCCTTGCCCGGGAGGGAACCGGAATCCTGATGGTGACGCACCACCTGCCGGACATTATCCCCGAGATGGAACGGGTGCTGCTGATGAAGGAGGGCCGTATCGCCGGCGATGGCTCCAAGAGGTCGATGTTGACTCCGGCTTCCTTGCAGATGCTCTTCGGCGTACCTGTGGATGTAGCCGAGCGGGATGGCTTTTTTTATTCCTGGTAA
- a CDS encoding thiazole synthase yields the protein MEPLVIAGRAFQSRLIVGTGKYKDGPETQAAIEASGAEMVTVAVRRVNLDRSKESLLDYIDPKRYFLLPNTAGCYTADEAIRAARLGREVGLSDWVKIEVIGDQATLYPDVQATLEATRVLVKEGFTVLPYTTDDIVFAKRLIDAGAAAVMPLGAPIGSGMGIQNTATLRILRELITEVPLIVDAGVGTASDAALAMELGADAVLMNSGIAHAAKPVLMAEAMMHAVLAGREAYLAGRMARKLYATASSPLEGVSR from the coding sequence ATGGAACCCCTCGTTATTGCAGGAAGAGCTTTTCAATCCCGTCTGATTGTCGGAACCGGAAAGTACAAGGATGGCCCGGAGACTCAGGCCGCCATTGAAGCTTCGGGAGCCGAGATGGTCACTGTGGCCGTCCGCCGCGTCAACCTGGATCGCTCCAAGGAATCCTTGCTGGACTACATCGATCCCAAGCGCTATTTCCTGCTACCGAATACAGCCGGGTGTTATACCGCCGATGAGGCGATCCGCGCTGCGCGGCTGGGCCGGGAAGTTGGGCTCTCGGACTGGGTCAAGATCGAGGTCATTGGAGATCAGGCGACGCTCTATCCCGATGTTCAAGCAACGCTGGAAGCTACTCGGGTACTGGTAAAGGAAGGCTTTACAGTTCTTCCGTATACTACTGATGATATTGTGTTTGCGAAACGGCTGATCGATGCCGGAGCGGCTGCTGTCATGCCTCTCGGGGCGCCGATCGGCAGTGGAATGGGGATTCAGAATACGGCAACCTTGCGCATTCTCCGCGAGTTGATAACCGAGGTTCCGCTGATCGTAGATGCCGGGGTGGGTACTGCTTCCGATGCGGCGCTTGCGATGGAGCTGGGAGCCGATGCGGTGCTGATGAACTCCGGAATTGCGCACGCCGCCAAGCCGGTGCTGATGGCGGAGGCGATGATGCACGCCGTGCTCGCTGGTCGTGAGGCATACCTGGCCGGACGCATGGCGCGCAAGCTGTATGCCACGGCAAGTTCGCCGCTTGAAGGCGTGTCCCGATAA
- the ruvC gene encoding crossover junction endodeoxyribonuclease RuvC yields the protein MRVFGIDCGTECTGYGVVEWNDALREPRLVARTLGGIRLPKSQTMPQRLALVYAELTSLLQVYQPDVVAIEEVFYSVNAKSALKLGQIRGVALLAAAMQNLPVAEYAPLKIKSSVVGYGLAKKEQVQFMVARLLSLDCTPEPADAADALAIAITHIHTAQTLGLQGAR from the coding sequence ATGCGTGTCTTCGGGATTGATTGCGGAACCGAATGTACCGGTTACGGCGTTGTAGAGTGGAACGACGCCTTGCGAGAGCCGCGCTTGGTTGCTCGCACTCTCGGCGGCATTCGCCTGCCCAAAAGCCAGACCATGCCGCAACGATTGGCGCTGGTGTATGCCGAATTGACATCGCTGCTGCAGGTCTACCAGCCGGATGTTGTGGCGATTGAAGAGGTCTTCTACTCCGTCAACGCCAAATCCGCCTTGAAGCTGGGCCAGATCCGCGGAGTGGCGCTGCTGGCCGCGGCGATGCAGAACCTGCCGGTCGCCGAGTATGCACCGCTGAAAATCAAGTCCTCCGTTGTCGGTTATGGGCTGGCCAAGAAGGAACAGGTTCAGTTCATGGTGGCGCGTCTGCTATCCCTGGATTGCACTCCGGAACCAGCCGACGCCGCCGACGCGCTGGCCATTGCGATCACTCACATCCACACGGCTCAGACACTTGGTTTGCAAGGAGCTCGCTGA
- a CDS encoding DUF6600 domain-containing protein has translation MRHPKFLKLLCSHSYLGRGSHASESFLTFLPAVVLLVLLSLSGYASAGPRKSERQPHMARLSHVDGSVQVLRGDQTEFEQAVPNMPLVEGSRLQTGQDGRAEVQFDNGSIARITPNSSMSLNQIERGLEGASVTQVELLSGLGYFELRSRGGENSLLYSSYTITPVESSATIRMDADAKPAELGVLDGNVHITGGTSLSVDVHAEETIRFDPVDPARYFLVQGVPPQSWDQWNSDRDQALDQQAMKRTEANAAMGNSYSPGWDDLDQYGGWYSVPGYGNVWSPYGAGPGWDPYGSGYWGYYPGSGYMWISGYSWGWLPYRCGNWNYFDMFGWGWMPNNCGLGWYPGSVVIVNGPQGYHPPPRPHPSRAVASNGSGPANRFIRVNRGPQATLIAPEQPDKSQQHARVINGVVIHPLQPQPRLQSPKVETGLRPSSPTGATPGPTAPVQPRPVGSSTRAPYNPAQSGASTATTPRSGAQSSPGMTPVPSPRTVTPMPSRPSVVAPAPPPRAITPAPRPSPPPSYSAPRYSPPPPPPVHFSPPPPMAAPPSAGRVGLGPR, from the coding sequence GTGAGGCACCCAAAGTTCCTGAAGCTTCTTTGCTCGCATTCTTACCTCGGCCGTGGTTCTCATGCATCCGAATCATTCCTGACGTTTTTGCCGGCTGTCGTGCTGCTGGTGCTCCTCTCGCTTAGCGGGTACGCATCCGCGGGTCCGCGCAAATCCGAGCGCCAGCCCCATATGGCACGCTTGAGCCATGTGGATGGGAGCGTGCAGGTTTTGCGGGGCGATCAGACGGAATTCGAGCAGGCAGTCCCGAATATGCCGCTGGTGGAAGGCTCCCGTCTGCAGACCGGGCAGGATGGTCGTGCCGAGGTTCAGTTTGACAATGGAAGCATCGCCCGGATCACGCCGAACAGTTCTATGAGCCTGAATCAGATTGAGCGCGGGCTGGAGGGGGCGTCGGTCACGCAGGTAGAACTGCTGTCGGGCTTGGGCTACTTTGAGCTGCGCTCGCGGGGCGGCGAGAATTCGCTTCTCTACTCCTCTTACACCATTACTCCGGTGGAAAGCTCGGCCACGATCCGGATGGACGCGGATGCCAAGCCGGCGGAGCTGGGTGTGCTGGATGGAAATGTCCACATAACTGGCGGCACTTCGCTCTCCGTCGATGTTCATGCCGAGGAGACGATTCGTTTCGACCCGGTGGATCCAGCCCGCTACTTCCTGGTGCAGGGAGTCCCTCCTCAATCCTGGGATCAATGGAACAGCGACCGGGACCAGGCACTCGACCAGCAGGCGATGAAGCGGACGGAAGCAAACGCCGCGATGGGGAACTCCTATAGTCCTGGCTGGGACGATCTCGACCAATATGGGGGCTGGTACTCGGTCCCTGGGTACGGAAATGTCTGGTCTCCCTATGGAGCGGGTCCTGGCTGGGATCCTTATGGATCAGGGTACTGGGGCTACTATCCGGGCTCAGGATACATGTGGATCTCGGGATACTCGTGGGGGTGGTTGCCCTATCGCTGCGGCAACTGGAACTACTTCGACATGTTTGGCTGGGGCTGGATGCCGAACAACTGCGGCCTTGGGTGGTACCCGGGAAGTGTCGTGATCGTCAACGGACCGCAGGGCTATCATCCGCCGCCGCGTCCGCACCCGTCTCGCGCGGTCGCCTCCAACGGCTCGGGACCGGCGAATCGGTTCATCCGCGTGAATCGGGGACCGCAGGCGACTTTGATCGCGCCGGAGCAACCGGACAAGTCGCAGCAGCATGCGAGGGTCATCAATGGTGTCGTAATCCATCCCTTGCAGCCACAGCCTCGGTTGCAGTCTCCAAAGGTAGAAACCGGGCTTCGTCCTTCAAGTCCCACCGGAGCGACGCCAGGTCCGACCGCACCTGTGCAGCCTCGCCCCGTCGGGTCGAGTACACGCGCGCCTTATAACCCTGCCCAGAGTGGAGCTTCGACAGCAACTACGCCGAGGAGTGGTGCCCAGAGTTCTCCCGGAATGACGCCGGTGCCATCGCCGCGGACTGTGACGCCCATGCCATCCAGACCGTCGGTTGTCGCTCCTGCGCCTCCGCCGAGAGCCATTACGCCGGCTCCGAGACCGAGTCCTCCGCCGTCATACTCGGCGCCGCGCTACTCGCCACCACCGCCTCCGCCGGTGCATTTCTCCCCACCGCCTCCTATGGCTGCTCCGCCGTCAGCAGGACGAGTCGGTTTGGGCCCCAGATAA
- the rsmA gene encoding 16S rRNA (adenine(1518)-N(6)/adenine(1519)-N(6))-dimethyltransferase RsmA, with amino-acid sequence MALKPKLGQNFLIDPGAATGIADALGDISQQTVVEIGPGRGAITHHLAARAAKLVAVELDPTLAAKLREDFADRPSVEIVQHDILTLELASLLRAPDEKLMIVGNLPYYITSDILLRLFDQAEVLSRAVLMVQREVADRVAAFPGTRDYGLLSTTTQLYARVEKLFTLPPDAFAPPPDVYSTVFRMSIRPRFAELGVKADEFLPLLRQCFAQKRKTLANNLKAVGYDAETIRKALAESGIDPHARAEALSLETLARLHLTLYKQ; translated from the coding sequence ATGGCTTTAAAACCGAAACTAGGACAAAACTTTCTCATCGATCCCGGCGCGGCAACAGGCATCGCAGATGCACTGGGAGACATTTCACAACAGACTGTTGTCGAAATCGGCCCTGGACGAGGCGCGATTACGCATCACCTCGCTGCACGAGCCGCTAAGCTGGTCGCGGTGGAGCTTGATCCTACCCTCGCAGCGAAACTGCGGGAAGACTTCGCGGATCGGCCATCGGTGGAAATCGTGCAGCACGATATCCTCACGCTCGAACTTGCCTCTCTTCTCCGCGCGCCAGATGAAAAACTGATGATCGTCGGCAACCTGCCGTACTACATCACCTCGGATATCCTGCTACGCCTCTTTGACCAGGCAGAGGTTCTGTCACGAGCGGTACTCATGGTGCAGCGCGAGGTCGCGGATCGCGTCGCCGCTTTCCCCGGCACTCGGGACTACGGCCTGCTCTCGACCACGACGCAGTTGTATGCACGCGTCGAGAAGCTCTTCACTCTGCCTCCGGATGCCTTCGCGCCTCCACCGGATGTGTACTCCACGGTCTTCCGCATGAGCATCCGGCCTCGCTTTGCGGAGCTGGGGGTCAAGGCCGATGAGTTCCTGCCGCTGCTGCGCCAGTGCTTCGCGCAGAAGCGCAAGACCCTGGCAAATAATCTGAAGGCTGTTGGCTATGATGCGGAGACCATCCGGAAGGCTCTCGCGGAGAGCGGGATCGATCCCCATGCGCGGGCAGAGGCGCTATCGCTTGAGACTCTGGCCCGCCTGCATCTCACGCTCTACAAGCAATGA
- the glgA gene encoding glycogen synthase GlgA, producing MHIVFAASECVPYAKTGGLADVVGALPSAVAKLGHKVTVYIPLYRQVQKHLTERRVAIPSLTIPFVYYNRFVTVVDGGEHDGVQHYFIDCPELFDREFLYGTSAGDYPDNAERFGLFARAVLESTKQLGVPDVFHVHDWQSSMLPVYLRTTYYFDPALSRSGCLLTIHNAAYQGAFPPATTEELLLPWDVFTMDRVEQYNNFNFLKGGIVYSDIITTVSRRYAEEIQTPEFGNQLDPILRKRSADLHGILNGVDYAQWDPATDGNIAGHYTARNLKGKQECRRDVLHAFGAKQVGDQTPVIGIVSRFATQKGFDLIEQAAAEIFSEDLFVVALGTGEPYYENLFKDLQQRYPEKFSVKVMYDEALAHKVEAGSDMFLMPSRYEPCGLNQIYSLRYGAVPVVRATGGLDDTIQEWDAEHGTGTGFKFEDYDPAGFLAALRRALAAFKNKKGWQKLMRNGMVQNYSWEKPSQEYVACYEEVARRRS from the coding sequence ATGCACATAGTTTTTGCTGCGTCGGAGTGCGTCCCATATGCCAAGACCGGTGGATTAGCGGACGTTGTTGGAGCACTGCCATCCGCGGTAGCGAAACTTGGGCATAAGGTTACAGTCTATATTCCACTCTACCGGCAGGTGCAAAAGCACCTTACCGAGCGCCGCGTGGCCATACCGTCGCTGACGATTCCTTTTGTGTATTACAACCGCTTTGTGACGGTAGTCGATGGTGGCGAGCACGACGGAGTGCAGCACTACTTTATCGATTGCCCCGAACTCTTCGACCGCGAATTCCTCTATGGCACTTCCGCCGGCGACTATCCCGACAACGCAGAGCGCTTTGGGCTATTCGCGCGTGCGGTGCTGGAGAGCACCAAGCAGCTTGGCGTTCCGGATGTCTTCCACGTGCACGACTGGCAGTCCTCAATGTTGCCGGTGTACCTCCGGACGACTTACTACTTTGATCCTGCATTGTCTCGGTCCGGCTGCTTGTTGACGATCCACAACGCCGCGTATCAAGGGGCGTTTCCGCCGGCGACTACGGAAGAGTTGCTGCTGCCCTGGGACGTTTTCACGATGGACCGCGTGGAGCAGTACAACAACTTCAATTTTCTCAAGGGTGGAATTGTCTACTCCGACATCATCACCACCGTCAGCCGTCGCTATGCGGAAGAGATTCAGACGCCGGAGTTTGGCAATCAACTGGATCCGATCCTGCGCAAGCGGTCTGCGGATCTGCACGGCATTCTCAACGGAGTGGACTATGCACAGTGGGATCCGGCCACGGATGGCAACATAGCCGGACACTACACGGCGCGGAACCTGAAGGGCAAGCAGGAGTGCCGTCGCGATGTACTGCATGCCTTCGGAGCAAAGCAGGTGGGTGACCAGACGCCGGTGATCGGCATCGTCTCCCGCTTTGCCACGCAGAAGGGCTTTGACCTGATTGAGCAGGCGGCTGCGGAGATCTTTAGCGAAGATCTGTTCGTGGTGGCCCTGGGAACCGGCGAGCCCTACTACGAAAATTTATTCAAAGATCTGCAGCAGCGGTATCCGGAAAAGTTTTCGGTGAAGGTGATGTACGACGAGGCATTGGCTCACAAGGTGGAGGCGGGTTCGGACATGTTCCTGATGCCGTCGCGTTATGAGCCTTGCGGGCTGAACCAGATCTACTCGCTTCGATACGGAGCCGTGCCCGTGGTGCGTGCTACGGGTGGACTGGACGACACGATTCAGGAATGGGACGCGGAGCACGGGACCGGGACGGGTTTTAAGTTTGAAGACTATGACCCTGCCGGATTTCTGGCAGCATTGCGGCGCGCACTGGCGGCCTTTAAGAACAAGAAGGGCTGGCAGAAGTTGATGCGCAACGGTATGGTGCAGAACTATAGCTGGGAGAAGCCATCGCAGGAGTATGTCGCATGCTACGAGGAGGTAGCACGGCGGCGATCCTGA
- a CDS encoding amino acid permease — MSPLSAAAQAQSDVRGVLISGNPGVEFSMPERQALIQNTFDQKTKARALPRVLGLPQATAIVVGTIIGSGIFLVPQEMMRAVGSSSLVYLAWITGGVLSLFGAMTYAELSAMMPQAGGEYVYLRGAYGDLPAFLYMWTWFAVAKPASIASVTMGLARTLGTFASLAWLDAPALHAPLCITWAQIFAIAVTWLITGLNYIGIKKAGDFQLFFTWLKVLLIVVIVGFCFTSSQGSFSNFRTVFAASHGGFSGFMIAMIAALWAYDGWNDLTMVAEEVKRPERNLPIALIAGLCVVGILYMATNAAIQYILPASQVAASPRPAVAAMLAVAGWRGGALVSAGMALSIFVTLNGTIMSGARIPFAAARDGLFPRRMAAIHPRFHSPSTSLVVQAMLASLLLIVVGRFQQLFELAIFAEWLFYMATATTVFVYRRRQPERHRPYRVWGYPLLPALFVAGAGVLLYSSFSSNIRGSLIGTAIILLGLPLYLIFRRTPVQDA, encoded by the coding sequence ATGTCACCTCTTTCCGCTGCCGCTCAGGCGCAGTCTGACGTTCGCGGCGTGCTAATCTCTGGAAACCCGGGCGTGGAATTCTCCATGCCGGAGAGACAGGCATTGATTCAAAATACGTTCGACCAGAAGACGAAAGCAAGGGCTCTGCCGCGCGTACTGGGCCTGCCGCAAGCGACCGCCATTGTTGTGGGCACCATCATTGGCAGCGGAATCTTTCTGGTTCCGCAGGAGATGATGCGCGCCGTGGGCTCCTCCAGCCTTGTCTATCTGGCCTGGATCACCGGCGGCGTACTCTCGCTCTTCGGCGCCATGACCTACGCCGAGTTGAGCGCAATGATGCCGCAGGCCGGAGGCGAATACGTCTATCTGCGAGGCGCCTATGGCGACCTGCCCGCGTTTCTTTACATGTGGACGTGGTTCGCAGTGGCAAAACCGGCATCCATCGCCAGCGTAACCATGGGCCTTGCGCGAACGCTCGGAACCTTTGCTTCTCTCGCGTGGCTGGACGCTCCGGCGCTGCACGCCCCGCTATGCATCACATGGGCGCAGATCTTTGCCATCGCCGTAACCTGGCTCATCACTGGACTGAACTACATCGGCATTAAGAAGGCGGGAGACTTCCAGCTTTTCTTTACCTGGCTGAAGGTTCTGCTGATCGTGGTCATCGTTGGCTTCTGCTTCACCAGCAGCCAGGGAAGCTTCAGCAACTTCCGAACGGTGTTTGCCGCTTCACACGGCGGCTTTAGCGGATTCATGATCGCGATGATTGCCGCGCTATGGGCCTACGATGGCTGGAACGATCTGACGATGGTTGCGGAAGAGGTGAAGCGTCCGGAGCGGAATCTCCCTATCGCCCTGATCGCCGGTCTTTGCGTAGTTGGCATCCTCTACATGGCGACCAATGCCGCGATCCAGTACATTCTTCCCGCCAGCCAGGTTGCGGCATCTCCCCGGCCCGCGGTCGCCGCTATGCTCGCCGTTGCGGGATGGCGGGGTGGGGCGCTGGTATCGGCAGGAATGGCGCTGAGCATATTTGTAACTTTGAATGGAACAATCATGTCGGGTGCGCGCATTCCCTTTGCCGCCGCGCGCGATGGCCTGTTTCCGCGCAGAATGGCGGCCATCCATCCCCGCTTTCACAGCCCTTCGACATCGCTCGTCGTGCAGGCAATGCTCGCTTCCCTGCTGCTGATTGTGGTCGGACGCTTTCAGCAACTCTTCGAGTTGGCCATCTTTGCGGAGTGGCTGTTCTACATGGCCACGGCAACAACGGTCTTCGTCTATCGCCGGAGGCAACCCGAGCGCCATCGGCCCTATCGTGTCTGGGGATATCCGCTTCTGCCCGCGCTCTTTGTCGCCGGAGCCGGAGTGCTGCTCTATTCGTCCTTCAGCAGCAACATACGGGGCTCTCTCATCGGAACGGCGATTATTCTGCTCGGCCTCCCGCTGTATCTCATCTTCCGGCGTACGCCGGTTCAGGACGCGTAG
- the uvrC gene encoding excinuclease ABC subunit UvrC encodes MDLYEKIRTLPTRPGVYLYKNADDEVIYVGKAKNLRARVRSYLLESSQANAKTGTLMREAVDLDYILVDNEHEALALENNLIKQRKPRFNILLRDDKTYPYVKLTLGDRYPKVFVTRRLRKDGSAYYGPYFPGNLAYRIVELIHRSFMLPSCKIDLSRYHARPCLQYHIKRCLGPCVEGLTTPEAYREAVRDAQLFLEGRQSELAKSLQERMQDAAEAEQFELAAKYRDLLITVDQVAEKQRMAAAEGDDADVFGYHYENGMLAVNLFHVRGGKIVDRREFFWEQLPELVEPDETVEETEAVAAEPASRPEFDAGLFFSALLKQIYIDQHYVPQHIYLPADFTDRASLAGLLSERTGRKVELAVPQRGDKRSLVDLAGQNAKQSYDQRFRVLQPTQKMIQESLQDALMLPELPRRIECFDISHIQGAETVASMVVWEDGAMNKSAYRKFQIKTVEGVDDFASMREVIERRYKRLQEEQKPMPSLILVDGGLGQLHAAAAALEELGLVTQPLASIAKREEIIYLYGQEDEPIVLDRRSPVLHLVQQIRDESHRFAITYHRKRREMRDRDSDLLHVPGVGDRTRVRLLQHFGSLSSVRNADMDALTAVVPRGTAENIHKYFHPVETAPGNPEDARE; translated from the coding sequence ATGGATCTCTACGAGAAAATTCGGACTCTGCCAACGCGCCCTGGCGTGTACCTCTACAAGAATGCGGACGACGAGGTCATCTACGTCGGTAAGGCCAAAAACCTGCGGGCGCGTGTCCGATCCTATTTGTTGGAGTCGTCCCAGGCGAACGCCAAGACCGGCACCTTGATGCGCGAGGCTGTCGATCTGGATTACATTCTCGTCGACAACGAGCACGAGGCTCTTGCCCTCGAAAACAACCTGATCAAGCAGCGTAAGCCACGCTTCAACATCCTGCTGCGCGACGACAAGACCTATCCCTACGTAAAGCTGACGCTGGGCGACCGTTATCCCAAAGTATTTGTAACGCGGCGATTGCGCAAAGATGGCAGCGCGTATTATGGCCCCTATTTCCCCGGCAACCTGGCCTATCGCATCGTGGAGTTGATCCATCGCAGCTTCATGCTTCCAAGTTGCAAGATCGATCTATCCCGCTACCACGCACGTCCTTGCCTGCAATATCACATCAAGCGATGCCTGGGGCCTTGTGTCGAGGGGTTGACCACGCCGGAAGCGTATCGCGAAGCGGTGCGGGACGCGCAACTCTTCCTCGAAGGACGGCAGAGCGAACTGGCAAAATCCCTGCAGGAACGCATGCAGGATGCGGCAGAGGCAGAACAGTTTGAACTTGCCGCTAAGTACCGGGATCTTCTGATCACCGTTGACCAGGTGGCCGAGAAGCAGCGAATGGCCGCAGCGGAGGGGGATGACGCCGACGTCTTCGGCTACCACTACGAGAACGGAATGCTGGCTGTAAATCTCTTCCACGTCCGGGGCGGAAAGATCGTGGATCGCCGTGAATTTTTCTGGGAGCAATTGCCCGAGCTTGTCGAGCCCGACGAGACCGTCGAAGAAACAGAAGCGGTTGCGGCCGAGCCCGCCAGCCGTCCGGAGTTCGATGCTGGCCTCTTCTTCTCTGCCCTGTTGAAGCAGATCTACATCGATCAGCATTACGTTCCTCAGCACATCTATCTGCCCGCGGACTTCACCGACCGGGCGAGCCTTGCCGGGCTGTTGAGTGAGCGAACCGGCCGGAAGGTTGAGCTTGCGGTACCGCAACGCGGAGACAAGCGTTCGCTCGTAGACCTGGCCGGGCAGAATGCCAAGCAGAGCTATGATCAGCGCTTCCGTGTCCTGCAGCCAACACAGAAGATGATTCAGGAGTCTCTGCAGGATGCGCTGATGCTTCCCGAGCTGCCGCGCAGAATCGAGTGCTTCGACATCTCGCATATTCAGGGAGCGGAGACGGTGGCCTCGATGGTGGTGTGGGAAGACGGCGCAATGAATAAGTCAGCCTACCGCAAATTCCAGATCAAAACCGTGGAAGGTGTCGATGACTTTGCCTCCATGCGTGAGGTAATCGAGCGCCGCTACAAGCGGCTGCAAGAGGAACAGAAGCCCATGCCAAGCCTGATCCTGGTGGATGGCGGGCTGGGGCAGTTACACGCGGCAGCGGCGGCGCTAGAGGAGCTTGGCCTGGTAACCCAGCCCCTGGCCTCGATCGCCAAGCGCGAAGAGATCATCTATCTCTACGGCCAGGAAGACGAGCCTATCGTTCTCGACCGCCGCTCCCCGGTGCTGCATCTGGTGCAGCAGATTCGCGACGAATCGCACCGCTTCGCCATCACCTACCATCGCAAGCGCAGGGAGATGCGGGACCGCGATTCCGACCTGTTGCACGTTCCCGGCGTCGGCGACCGTACCCGTGTCCGCCTGCTGCAACACTTTGGCAGCCTGAGCAGCGTGAGAAACGCAGATATGGATGCGCTGACTGCGGTGGTTCCCCGGGGAACCGCAGAGAATATTCATAAGTATTTCCATCCTGTGGAGACGGCGCCCGGAAATCCGGAGGATGCTCGCGAATAG